GCTACCCCTACACTTCCTGAATACTATAATTATATCGATTTGATAAATTCATGGAATGACTTTGTCAATAAAAGTTCTAAGTTTAGGGAAATTCATTTTTCAATGGAAAAAGAAGAAAAAAGGGGAGAAATAAAAGAACTTGAATACAGCATAAATTCAAATTCAAGATTTTTAATTATTTTAGCTATAACTTTTGTGGAATCCTACCTTTATTATTATTTTTATAATATAAAGGCAGATGAATCTAAGAATGGAAATGAGAAGGTTGCTGGCTTTTTAAAAAAAAGTAAGGTAGACGATACTGATATAATCAAAAAATTAATATTCAAGTTGCATAATGAAATAGCTCAGGATGAAGAAGTCAAAACACTTTTCAATAGATACACAAAACACAATAATTTAAGGAATAGATTCGTTCATGCATCTGCGTTTATAGATGAATCAAATCAAATGTCCCAGTTGCAACCGTTACTGAATTTAACACAAGACAAAGTATGTAGTATTTGTCAGGATTGTGTTGATTTTGTTGTGGCAATAGATGAAAAATTACCTGAAGATGAACGTCTTTTGTTTTGGTGGGATCAATATCAAACACCTAACTTTAAAAAAATGCAGCATATAAGTACACTCAACAAGAACAAAATGTAAATGGCATAAATGTGGCAGGATAACGGCACAACATTTTGTTTTCCATGATGTAATATGGTAATAGATAATAAAAGTAAAATATATAAAGGCTTTGTCGGAATAGAAAGGGTGTCGTAATAGTGAATTGGGATTTTTTGAGGTTTATTATTATTCCAATAATTGTGGTCATATTAACTGCAGCCTTAAGTCATATCCTAACAACTAAGGCTGAGACGAAAAGAAGAATTTTTGACAAAAAATATGATTTGTATTTGGAGTTCGTTCAGATAATATCTTCATCTGTAAGAGCGCAAGCTTCTGATAAGATGGCCCTGGCCAGTGATTTACTTGCAATAAAAATGAAAGTAACTTTAATTTGTAACAAAGAAATTATTGATTTGTTTCTAAACATTGGTGAATTGGATCTAAGTGATACTAAAAAGTTGCGATTATTTTATGATGTTATGTTACTAATGAGAAAAGAACTTGGTTTAAGCAATGATTCACTTGATATACAACAGCTTGATAGATTATTAAACAATAAAGCAAAAAACTCTTTATGAAAGTTTGTGGTGCAAAAAAAGCGTACCTTTGAATGAAGTGACCCCCTAAAGTTAGACACGGGTTTTCATTAGGCAGTTTTTGAGGCATGAGTTCGGTATTGTACCGGACTCATGCCTTTTAGTTTTGCCTTTATTCGTTTTTGATTGTAGTAGTCAATATATCGTTCAAGTTCTTGCTTTAAGTGTTCGATACTTTCAAATTCTTTTAGGTACAGAAATTCAGACTTTAGGATGCCGAAGAAATTCTCGATCACTGCGTTATCGTAACAGTTGCCTTTTCGGGACATGCTTTGTGTAATCCCGCGTTCTTTTAAGGCTTGCCTATAATGCTTCATTTGGTAATGCCAGCCTTGGTCGGAATGCATAATGGGCTTGTCCCCATCTTTCAAATGCTTGAATGCCTGATCAAGCATCACCGAAACAAGAGAATAAACAGGCCTTAAACCAATCGTATAGGTAATGATCTCACCATTAAACAGATCTAATACGGGCGATACGTACAGCTTCTGCCCAAATAATTTGAACTCCGTCATGTCCTTGACCCATTTTTCATTTGGCTTTTCAGCTTTAAAGTTGCGCGCTAGAATGTTAGGCGCCACTTTGCCGGTTGTTCCTTTATATGAACGATATTTCTTCTTTCGAATCATACATTTTAGTCCGAGGGCTTTCATGATGCGCTGCACCTTCTTGTGATTGACCTTTCGTCCCCGATTCTTTAGTTCATCACGAATACGGCGGTATCCATACCGGCCTTGATGTTCTTTAAAAATAAGCTGAACCATCTTTTTTATGTCGGCATCTCGATCAGGGCGATCAAAATGCTTTACGCAGTAATAGTAGGTGCTGCGTGGGATACCTGCGAGCCTGAGAAGTGCTTTCACCGGATACTTATGCCTTAAATCATAGACTACTTGCGCTTTGTCTTGTTTGGTGATTGTTCCTTGTTTTGAACTAAGGCATTCAACTTTTTTAAATACTCATTCTCCATACGCAACCGTTCGTTTTCCGCCTGTAATGCTTCTATTGATCCTATAGCTGGTGCTTGCTTTCCTGTTTTCTTTTTCATGGACGGACGCCCCTTTTTCTTTGTTTTGAGGGCGTCTGCTCCTTGTGTTTGTACTACGTGCTGCCAGTTCCAAAGCGTTGAGTCAGAAGGCAAATTAAATATCGCAGCTGTTTCTAAGATAGACGTCCCATGTTCATTCATATAGTCAAGTACGTCTAGTTTATATTGGACTGGATAATTTGTATATGACTTTAAGAACGCTTTTTCACTGTGATATTGATATTTTCTCACCCAATATTGGAGTACCCTTTTATGCACTCCAATATGATTTGCGATCCCAAGCAAACTCTCGTTGCCGTTTATATAGCGTAAGACCGCGTTGATTTTTTCTTCGTTTTTAAATTTAGCCAAAAGAAAAAGCACCTCCAAATTTTAGACTGTGTCTAAAATTTGGGGTGCACTTCATGAAGGGCGCTTTTTTATATGGAGGTATTTTATGCAAAAATCATTAAAGCCTTGCAATGAACCCGGTTGTCCTAACCTAACAAGAGAGAGCTACTGTGAACAGCACAAGCGAACCAAGCTGGGCTATGATCAGCACCGGGAGTCCGCTGCAAAGCGTGGATATAACAGCAAGTGGAGGCAGGCACGTCTTGGCTACCTGTCAAAGCATCCTTTCTGTGTATCCTGCATGATGGAAGGTAGACAGGTGCCGGCAACAGTAGTCGATCATATCAAACCGCATAAAGGCGACATGAAACTCTTTTGGAACTCAGGCAACTGGCAGCCCTTATGTGCACCGTGCCACAGTAGAAAGACAGCGAAGGAGGATGGAGGATTTGGGAACAGAACATCAAACATGCATGTGTGATGAATGTGGAACAATGCTCTTGGTCAAAGGATGCTCAAAGGTCAGGAAGCATGACGACGGCATCCGTGAGCATTATATCAAGTGTCCTCGATGTCGGACTGAGTATACATCCTATTATACCAATGCTGACATAAGACGCATGCAACAGAAGGTAAAGAAACTGTTTGCTCTTCGTGTAACGATGAAAAAGGAAACAGCATTCGATCTGTATACAAAGAAATTAAAAGAAGCACAAAAGAAATTAGAAGCCGCAATGCTGCAGTTGAAAGAGGAAATGAGCACCCCCCACCCTAAAATCTCTGAGGGGTGAACGGCGGAGACCGCGCTCCCCTCCCCATTTTGAAAAATTCCCTAAATGAAAATTCGGAAGGAGGTGAGGGAATGGCTAGACCGCGGCAACCTGTTGATTTGCTACTGGTGAAAGGGAAGAAACACCTGACACAGCAAGAGATTGAAGAACGTCGAGAACAGGAAATAAAGGCACCAAACGACAAAGTGAAAGCTCCTTCTTATTTGCCAAAAGACTTAAAAAGAGAGTTTAAAAAGATAGCGGACGAGCTAAAAAACATCGGGATTATGACCAATTTAGATATTGATGCGCTTGCCCGTTTTTTGTTTGCCCGGAAATTATATTTGCAAGTAACAGAGCAATTGCTTGAACGGGGGCCGATGAAAACAGTGATCGTTAGAAAATTTGACGATGAAGGCAATGTAATAGGAGAAGAAGAAAAACTTGTTCCCAATGATGACTATTCTGAACTATTGATAAACCAAGACAAGCTGTTTAAACAATGCCGGCAAGCTTCCAGTGATTTAGGGCTGACCATTTCCTCTCGCTGTAGACTTGTCATCCCGAAAAAAGATGATGGGAAACCGAAGTCAAAAGAGGAAGAACGGTTCGGGGGCCGCATGTAATGCAAGAGATTAATGCCGAAATTCTCATTGAACGGGTATGGTCATACGCTGAGAAAATCCGTTCTGGTGAAATCAAGGCAAGCAAAAAGCACAGATGGGCGGTTGAGCGCTTTTTTCGAGATGTTGAACGCCTTGCAGATGATGACTGTCCTTATTATTTTGATGCCGAGGCTGTTGTTGATTTTTATGAATGGGCGCGGCAATTCAGACACGTCGAAGGGATTCTTTCCGGACAGCCGATTGAGCTTACAGACTTTCAGCTTTTTATAGCGGCTAATATCTACGGTTTCTATAAAAAAGAAAACGGTGCTCGGCGTTTCAGAAAAGTTTATATCCAGTTGGCCCGTAAAAATGCGAAATCGCAGTTTCTTGCTTTAATGGCGTCATACGAGATTTTTCCGACACAAGAAAAACACCGGGTATTTATCGCCGGCTGGTCCAGAGAACAATCCGATGAGGTTTATCAAGCCATACTCGAACAGCTGCATCATGCGCCCATACTGAAAGGGAAATACTCTTCAGCCAATGGGCGAGTAAAAAAATACAAGACAAACTCCATCATTCAGCCTTTATCTCGGGAAGCCCGTAAATTAGGAGACGGGAAAAACCCATCTATTGGGATAGTAGACGAATATCATGCTCATGAAACAAGTGAAATATATGATGTTCTTGACAGTGGTATGGTCGCGCGTCGCAGCCCGTTAATGGCTGTTATTACGACAGCCGGCTTTCATATAAAAAGGCCGTGTTTCAGGGAATATCAATATACAAGTAAAATCCTTGATCCAGACATTGACACGGAGAATGATGATTATTTTGTGATGATCTGTGAGCTTGATCCAGAGGACGATATAAAAGACGAATCAAACTGGATTAAAGCCAATCCAATTGTTGCAACGTATCCAGAGGGCATGGAGTCTTTGCGTGCTGCGCTTAAAGTAGCGCTGGAAGTTCCGGAGAAAATGAGAAGCTTCTTGACTAAAAATATGAATCGGTGGGTTGATCAAAAGGATAATGGATATATGAACATGACAAAATGGCGGGCATGCAGCGGCGACATTCCTGATCTGCAGGGCATGTCAGTTTATCTGGGGCTTGATCTGTCCATGACTACAGACTTAACATCCGTTGGATATGTGGCCGTGCAGGAGGGCTTGTTCTACGTTGGTCAACATTCCTTTATGCCGGAGGCGCGAGCAAAAGAAAAAATGGCCACCGATAAGGTGCCATATGACTTGTGGAAGGAGATGGGTTACATCACGTACACGGCAGGGGAAGCGGTTGATTATCAACGAGTCGAACAATGGATCATGGAATTCATTCATAAACATCGTTTTCGGCCACAAGAGATCGTATATGACAAATGGAACGCTCTTCATTTAGCTCAACGGCTTGAATCAAAAGGGCTTACGACTGTTGAGATGCCGCAAAGAATAAATCATCTTTCATTACCAACTAAGAGCTTTCGTGAAAATGTTTATGAGGGGAAAGTCATACACGGTGATGATCCAGTTTTAGCATGGGCTATCAATAACGCGATCATGAAAATTGATCCACAGGAAAATATCATGCTGGATAAAGCGAAATCCCCGCAAAGGATTGACCCTATTGCAGCGGTTATAAATGCGTATGCCCGTGCGATGTACTTCGGTAATAGTGGAAGAGTTGATTTGAATGAGCACTTTGGATCGGGAAATTTCAGTTTTTAGGATGTGATCGGAATGAAGAAAGTGTTCTCTTTTTTCATGTTAATACTAAACGATTTACTGTTTGTGGCGGGTGTCGCCTTTATCCTGACAGCTGCTTATAGATGGAATACAAACATCGGTCTGATTTTGACGGGTGTCTTTTTTATGTTTTACGCCTATCTTCTAACCAAGAAAGCGAGGTGAAATAGTTGTTAATAGATCGGATATTTGAGAAGCGTTCGGATTCGTCAGATAGTGAAGATGGTTTTAATAATATTTTATTAAACATGTTCGGCGGTCGGAAAACAGCAAGCGGTGAAAGAGTGAGTGAAAGTAATTCACTTGTGCATCCGGACATATTTGCATGTGTGAATGTATTGTCTGATGATATTGCAAAACTGCCAATTCACACTTATAGAAAAACGGACGTAGGCATAGAGCGAAAACCTGATCATAAGTCAGCGCATGCTGTTTATGCTCGGCCTAATCCTTACATGACAGCCTTCACATGGAAAAAACTCATGATGACTCATGTTCTGACTTGGGGAAATGCATTTTCCTATATACAATTCGGGTCACATGGTTTCCCAGAAGCGTTAATCCCATTACGACCTGATTTTACAAATGCTTATGTTCATCCAACAACAGGCATGTTGTGGTATCAAACGGTGGTCAATGGAAAGACCATGGAGCTGTATGATCATGAAGTGCTGCATTTTAAAGGACTGTCTACAGATGGCATACACGGAAAATCGCCCATAGGGGTAGTGAGGGAACATATCGGGGCGCAAGCGGCTGCCACAAAATATAACGCTAAACTGTACAAAAACGAGGCAACACCTCGGGGGATTTTGAAAGTCCCGGCATTCTTGGATGAAAAACCAAAAGAGAACGTGCGCAAAGAGTGGAAACGGGTAAACGAAGGTGAAAATATCGCCATCATAGATAACGGCTTGGAATATCAATCTATTTCCATGCCTCTACAAGAAGCTCAATTCGTTGAGTCCATGAAGTTTAACAAAGCCCAGATTTCCATGATTTATAAAGTGCCGTTGCATAAGCTAAACGAATTGGATAAAGCAACATTTTCAAATATTGAACATCAGTCTATTGAATATGTTAGGAACACACTGCAGCCATGGATCGTGAATTTTGAACAAGAGCTTAATGTGAAATTGTTTTTAGATCATGATCAGAAAAGCGGCCATTACGTGAAATTCAATATAGACAGCGAGCTGCGCGGCGACAGTAAGACGCAGGCGGAGTATTTGAAAACACTGCATGAAACAGGGGTGCTGAATAAAGACGAAATCAGAGAATTGCTTGAGCGCAACCCTATTGAAAACGGTGATAAGTATATATCAAGCTTAAATTATGTATTCCTTGATTTCATAGAAGAATATCAGCGCCTTAAAGCTGGCGGTGCCGTGAAAGGGGGTGACATCAAGAATGAAGGATAAAGAGGTCCGGCAGTTAACAACACCCATTGAAATACGTTCAGAAGGTGAAGGGCAAAGCGAATTTATCGAAGGATACGCTTTGAAATTTGAAAAATGGTCAGAGCGTCTGGGGTGGTTCAAGGAGATTATTAGCAGGAATGCACTCGATTCAGCCGATTTTTCAAACGTTATTGCCCTTTTTAATCATCAGCAAGACTTTCCTTTGGCGAGAAATACTGTCTCAGGCGATTCTGGGCGTCTAGACCTTGAAATAGATGGAATAGGTCTCAAATTCAGATTTAAGCCCTCAGACACGTCATACGCGCGTGATTTAATGGAAAATGTCCGCAGTGGTGTTATTAATCAATGCTCTTTTGCTTTTTCACTCGATTATGGTGACGCAGACGCGGACGAATGGCGGCTGAATGAAGACGAGGACATCTATGAGAGAAGAATCAATAGAATCAATCGTATTTTTGATATTTCTCTTGTCACAACGCCGGCCTACAGTGATACAGAGGCTGTCGTGGGCGCCCGCAGTTTAGAAAAAGTGGAGCAGTTGAAGGAGAGCCGCGACGCATCAGATGAAACATTAAAAATGGAATTGGAACTACTTGACCTTGTACTCCCGGAGTAAGGTCTTTTTTTGTGTCTAAATAAGGAGGAAACCTATATGCCAATGCAAATGAGCAAAAAAGAAATTGAATTAAGGCAACAATTTACTGAAAAGAAGCAGCAAGCAGACAAGGCGCTGCAGGAGGGAAAAACCGATCAAGCGCGTGCCTTGCTTGATGAAGTGAAGCAGCTCAAGAATCAAATCGACTTGATGACCGAAGGGCGTTCTCTTGATGTGCCTGACTTGCTGGGCGGTGTGAATTTTGTGCCGGAGCAGGAACGGAATCCAGAAGGTAGGACAGGTGATACAGGAGCGAAAGAGGAGCGTCAAAAGATGTTCGCTCAAGCATTCATGAAGTCTCTTCGCGGTAAGCGTTTGAGTGATGAGGAACGTGATCTTTTTGAAAGCGAAGAGTTTCGGGCAATGTCCGGAAAAAATGAAGAAGACGGCGGCATCCTGATCCCGGAAGATATTTCTAGACTAATCAAAGAGTTAAAACGGGAGCAAGTGCATCAGCTGGAGCAATACGTGACTGTTGAGCCAGTTGCAACTCGTTCTGGAAGTCGGATGCTTGAAAAAAATAGTGATTTGACTCCGTTTGCAGTTCTTGAAGAAATGGACGAGATTCAAGAAACGGATCAACCGAAATTCTCGAAACTCTCCTATAACATTGTGGATTATGCCGGTATATTGCCACTTTCAAATACATTGCTTCAAGACACAGATCAAGCAATCATGGCCTATGTTGCTAAGTGGTTTGTGAAGAAATCAATCACAACTCGTAATGCTTTGATTTTAGCGATTCTTGATAATTTGAAAAAGACCGAATTTAAAGGTCTGGATGCTATCAAAAAGACTTTAAACGTAACGCTTGATCCAGCAATATCACCAAACGCAATTATCATGACTAACCAAGACGGATTTAACTATCTTGATCAGTTAAAGGATGCAGACGGTAAATATCTGCTTAAAGATATTCCTTCTGAACCGACAAACAAAATGTTATTTGGCCGTCGGGTAGTAGTCATTCCAAACAAGGTATTAAAAACGAAATCAGGAAAAGCACCTGTTATTGTCGGTGACCTTAAAGAAGCAATTGTATTATTTGACCGTCAGCAACAATCCATTGCCTCTACCGATGTCGGTGCCGGTGCATTTGAGACAAATACAACTAAAGTGCGCGCAATTGAGCGTGAAGACGTCAAACTGTGGGATTCTGAGGCGGTCGTGTATGGTCAATTGACGTTGCCTACTGAGTAATAAAGGAGGGTTATTATGCGAGTAACTAAAAATTACACCACTGATGGCGGGGATCGTACCGTCATTGGCGGTGTTTTAGCCATTGATGGCGGAACTGTAATGAAAGATGGTCAGGAAATTTCATTAGGCGGCGGAAATCAAGCCGAAATGGGTGCAGGCAGTGTAACTCATGAAATGCTGCAGGATAAGTCAGTCCGCAGCAACAATATAGGCACCGGAAGCGTAATGGAAGAGCACTTGAATTCAGCTATCACAGAAAGACTTTCAAGTTTAGAAAATAGATTGAAAGCATTAGAGACAGCGAAAACAGAACCAGCTGCAACTGAATGAAAAATATAATAGAAAAGGATGAGCGAAAATGGCAGAAGATTATCTTTAT
The Bacillus vallismortis genome window above contains:
- a CDS encoding phage terminase small subunit P27 family translates to MARPRQPVDLLLVKGKKHLTQQEIEERREQEIKAPNDKVKAPSYLPKDLKREFKKIADELKNIGIMTNLDIDALARFLFARKLYLQVTEQLLERGPMKTVIVRKFDDEGNVIGEEEKLVPNDDYSELLINQDKLFKQCRQASSDLGLTISSRCRLVIPKKDDGKPKSKEEERFGGRM
- a CDS encoding phage major capsid protein, translating into MPMQMSKKEIELRQQFTEKKQQADKALQEGKTDQARALLDEVKQLKNQIDLMTEGRSLDVPDLLGGVNFVPEQERNPEGRTGDTGAKEERQKMFAQAFMKSLRGKRLSDEERDLFESEEFRAMSGKNEEDGGILIPEDISRLIKELKREQVHQLEQYVTVEPVATRSGSRMLEKNSDLTPFAVLEEMDEIQETDQPKFSKLSYNIVDYAGILPLSNTLLQDTDQAIMAYVAKWFVKKSITTRNALILAILDNLKKTEFKGLDAIKKTLNVTLDPAISPNAIIMTNQDGFNYLDQLKDADGKYLLKDIPSEPTNKMLFGRRVVVIPNKVLKTKSGKAPVIVGDLKEAIVLFDRQQQSIASTDVGAGAFETNTTKVRAIEREDVKLWDSEAVVYGQLTLPTE
- a CDS encoding HNH endonuclease signature motif containing protein; the protein is MQKSLKPCNEPGCPNLTRESYCEQHKRTKLGYDQHRESAAKRGYNSKWRQARLGYLSKHPFCVSCMMEGRQVPATVVDHIKPHKGDMKLFWNSGNWQPLCAPCHSRKTAKEDGGFGNRTSNMHV
- a CDS encoding transglycosylase — translated: MEDLGTEHQTCMCDECGTMLLVKGCSKVRKHDDGIREHYIKCPRCRTEYTSYYTNADIRRMQQKVKKLFALRVTMKKETAFDLYTKKLKEAQKKLEAAMLQLKEEMSTPHPKISEG
- a CDS encoding terminase large subunit encodes the protein MQEINAEILIERVWSYAEKIRSGEIKASKKHRWAVERFFRDVERLADDDCPYYFDAEAVVDFYEWARQFRHVEGILSGQPIELTDFQLFIAANIYGFYKKENGARRFRKVYIQLARKNAKSQFLALMASYEIFPTQEKHRVFIAGWSREQSDEVYQAILEQLHHAPILKGKYSSANGRVKKYKTNSIIQPLSREARKLGDGKNPSIGIVDEYHAHETSEIYDVLDSGMVARRSPLMAVITTAGFHIKRPCFREYQYTSKILDPDIDTENDDYFVMICELDPEDDIKDESNWIKANPIVATYPEGMESLRAALKVALEVPEKMRSFLTKNMNRWVDQKDNGYMNMTKWRACSGDIPDLQGMSVYLGLDLSMTTDLTSVGYVAVQEGLFYVGQHSFMPEARAKEKMATDKVPYDLWKEMGYITYTAGEAVDYQRVEQWIMEFIHKHRFRPQEIVYDKWNALHLAQRLESKGLTTVEMPQRINHLSLPTKSFRENVYEGKVIHGDDPVLAWAINNAIMKIDPQENIMLDKAKSPQRIDPIAAVINAYARAMYFGNSGRVDLNEHFGSGNFSF
- a CDS encoding phage portal protein, with protein sequence MLIDRIFEKRSDSSDSEDGFNNILLNMFGGRKTASGERVSESNSLVHPDIFACVNVLSDDIAKLPIHTYRKTDVGIERKPDHKSAHAVYARPNPYMTAFTWKKLMMTHVLTWGNAFSYIQFGSHGFPEALIPLRPDFTNAYVHPTTGMLWYQTVVNGKTMELYDHEVLHFKGLSTDGIHGKSPIGVVREHIGAQAAATKYNAKLYKNEATPRGILKVPAFLDEKPKENVRKEWKRVNEGENIAIIDNGLEYQSISMPLQEAQFVESMKFNKAQISMIYKVPLHKLNELDKATFSNIEHQSIEYVRNTLQPWIVNFEQELNVKLFLDHDQKSGHYVKFNIDSELRGDSKTQAEYLKTLHETGVLNKDEIRELLERNPIENGDKYISSLNYVFLDFIEEYQRLKAGGAVKGGDIKNEG
- a CDS encoding HK97 family phage prohead protease, which encodes MKDKEVRQLTTPIEIRSEGEGQSEFIEGYALKFEKWSERLGWFKEIISRNALDSADFSNVIALFNHQQDFPLARNTVSGDSGRLDLEIDGIGLKFRFKPSDTSYARDLMENVRSGVINQCSFAFSLDYGDADADEWRLNEDEDIYERRINRINRIFDISLVTTPAYSDTEAVVGARSLEKVEQLKESRDASDETLKMELELLDLVLPE
- a CDS encoding IS3 family transposase (programmed frameshift), whose protein sequence is MAKFKNEEKINAVLRYINGNESLLGIANHIGVHKRVLQYWVRKYQYHSEKAFLKSYTNYPVQYKLDVLDYMNEHGTSILETAAIFNLPSDSTLWNWQHVVQTQGADALKTKKKGRPSMKKKTGKQAPAIGSIEALQAENERLRMENEYFKKVECLSSKQGTITKQDKAQVVYDLRHKYPVKALLRLAGIPRSTYYYCVKHFDRPDRDADIKKMVQLIFKEHQGRYGYRRIRDELKNRGRKVNHKKVQRIMKALGLKCMIRKKKYRSYKGTTGKVAPNILARNFKAEKPNEKWVKDMTEFKLFGQKLYVSPVLDLFNGEIITYTIGLRPVYSLVSVMLDQAFKHLKDGDKPIMHSDQGWHYQMKHYRQALKERGITQSMSRKGNCYDNAVIENFFGILKSEFLYLKEFESIEHLKQELERYIDYYNQKRIKAKLKGMSPVQYRTHASKTA